The window TCTGgactagtggtcctgggttttataagaaagctggttgagcaagccagtaagcaaccctcctccatggcctcagttcctgcctccagcttcttgCTCTCACTGCCttttttggggggcaggggagttgagaccgggtttctctgtgtagtcttagtcttggctgttatggaactcactctgtggaaaAGGCTAACCTCAAAgtctcagagatatgcctgcctctggctcctgagtgctgacaccctcactgcttttgatgataaACTCTTAAACGGAATTTGAGTGTTTgagtgaaataaatcctttcctccccacgttgTGTTTGACCATGGTGTTcccagcaatagtaaccctaagacagcaGGCTTTATATCAGTTCTAGACGTTGGTAGAAGATGGGCAGACAAGCGGATACCCGACAGACCTACGGCTAGGGGTGTTGAAATAGGCAGTCCCCCGCGTAGCCAACCAGGGTCCAAGAGTCTTAAAGAGGTTCTGCGCACTTGCAAAGGACCTTTTAGTGCAGCGATTCTTGTGTAGACGCCACTGTCCTGCCTGCCTCCTGGTCCACCTGTGTAAAAGGACAACCCCGAGGGAACCAAAGGGTCACTCTATCCGCACCAGGCATTAAAGGAGACTATGAAAAGCTACGTCCAGGTACTGAAGTGAGACCAGGGAGCCGGCGGTACTCCTCAGCAGTTCCGGTTGAGAGCCGTGCCTCCCTGTCAGGGTCAAATTGCAGCGGGCACGCCCCCTTGGAGTAAAGCAAAGCCCGGGAGCCTCGCGTGTGCGTCACTTCCGCTCTCACCGGTCCACACGTGAGAGGCGGGACCACAGAGGGGGCTCATTTTGTTTGTGTCACTTCCGGTGAGCCGACCAGTGACCACGGCAACATGGCCTTGAACGGCACTGGTGAGGGCTCGGCTTGCTCGGACCGTGGCCATTAGGAGCGGGAAGCAGTTTTCTCCGCCCTGACTCCTTCTCCTTGTACCTCTTTCCCGCAGATGTGGACGATTTCGCCTGGGAGCCTCCGACTGAAGCTGAGACGAAGGTGCTCCAGGCGCGACGCGAGCGGCAGGATCGCATCTCTCGTCTCATGGGCGACTACCTGCTCCGCGGTTACCGCATGCTGGGCGACACGTGCGCGGACTGCGGGGTGAGGCGAGCGACAAGGACGAGGCCTCGGGCCAGGCCGCACGTCCTTTCCTCAGCTCTCTTCTGTGGACCCTGTCGCTCGGGCTCACCTGTGACCGTGTGCTTTCTGGTTCCCAGACGATCCTCCTCCAAGATAAGCAGCGGAAAATCTACTGCGTGGCTTGTCAGGAGCTCGACTCAGACGTGGATAAAGATAATCCGGGTGAGGGGCCGAGTGTGCACTTTGGGGAAGGAATGTGGATCATGTGATAGTTATTCAGGAACAGGAGGCCTGGGAGGGGACACTGGAAGTATCTTCGTGCGGTGGCATTAAGGTGCCTTCTCATTTAAGTCCTGGAGAGGAGGAAAACAATACCCCTTTGCTTCCGATGCTGTGGGCtttgcacatgccaggcaagcgctTTCCCGCTGAAATACACACCCCAGCCTTGAGACACAGACTTGGTGGATAAAGGAGGCCAGGGCAACTGTCAGGCAACTGGTACCCGAGGTGCGAACTCAGCGGTGCattgcttgcctggcatgtgtaagGAGAAAGAAGAGTAGGGACCAGATTGTCTTATGCAGAAAACACTGGAAACGCAGGAGGAGCAGTAAAGAGCAAGTGGCTTAGGGCAGAGGCGCGCCAGGCATCCTGACTAGtcctcctgcttccttcttttaGCTCTGAACGCACAGGCGGCCCTCTCTCAAGTTCGGGAACACCAGCTCGCCTCTGCTACAGAGCCTGCCTCGGGCTCTCGGCCCACACCCCTGCCCCCGGTACCCCGCCCAGAGCATTGCGAGGGAGCTGCCGCGGGGCTCAAGGCGGCCCAGGGGCCTCCCCTTTCTGCTGCACCTCCAAATGCAGACGTGGTGGCCTCCACACAGACAGCCCTCCTGCAGAAGCTAACCTGGGCCTCCGTTGAGCTGGGCTCCAGTGCGTCCTTGGAGACTAGCATCCAGCTGTGTGGGCTTATCCGGGCTTGTGCTGAGGCCCTAGCCAGCCTGAAGCAGCTGCAGCACTGAAACCGCTCCTCCAACCCCTGTGCCCCTGAGAAAAACCCTCTAGAAAAACAGCCATTCTTCTGTGTGGTTTGTTCCTTTCTTGGTTCTGAGTGTGCATGCAAGCCCCAACTCTAgtcacactttttctttcttttggcaaCTCACCTTTTCGTGGCCTTTTCTACCTGAATGAGTTTTTTGCACTCAGGACAAGGGGTAAATGGTAGAGGGACAAGTGACCCCTTTTTCCAAGGAAGTAACCTCACCTCCACAAA of the Chionomys nivalis chromosome 8, mChiNiv1.1, whole genome shotgun sequence genome contains:
- the Znrd2 gene encoding protein ZNRD2, yielding MALNGTDVDDFAWEPPTEAETKVLQARRERQDRISRLMGDYLLRGYRMLGDTCADCGTILLQDKQRKIYCVACQELDSDVDKDNPALNAQAALSQVREHQLASATEPASGSRPTPLPPVPRPEHCEGAAAGLKAAQGPPLSAAPPNADVVASTQTALLQKLTWASVELGSSASLETSIQLCGLIRACAEALASLKQLQH